In Calditrichota bacterium, a single window of DNA contains:
- a CDS encoding acetyl-CoA carboxylase carboxyltransferase subunit alpha, whose amino-acid sequence MNGFVFDFERPIVELEKKIEEMKEYSYIENVELQDEIANLEKKAEKLRKEIYSKLTRWQRVQLARHPQRPYTLDYLQRIMPDFQELHGDRKFADDPAIVGGVGHIQDQPVFVIGHQKGRSTKEKLYRNFGMPNPEGYRKALRLMKLAAKFKRPVVALIDTPGAYPGIGAEERGQAEAIARNLFEMSHLPVPILVVVIGEGASGGALGIGVGDKILMLENTWYSVISPEGCAAILWRDAGKAKEAAEAMRVTAKDLLEMGIADGIIPEPVGGAHRNYDEAASILEKRILEELNELSSLPVDELLEKRYQKYRKIGFWEE is encoded by the coding sequence ATGAACGGATTTGTTTTTGATTTTGAACGACCTATTGTTGAGCTGGAAAAGAAAATCGAGGAGATGAAGGAGTATTCGTACATTGAAAATGTCGAGCTCCAGGATGAAATAGCCAACCTCGAGAAAAAGGCGGAAAAACTGCGCAAAGAAATTTATTCCAAATTGACCCGATGGCAGCGCGTCCAATTGGCCCGGCATCCGCAGCGGCCCTACACCCTGGATTATCTCCAGCGCATAATGCCCGATTTCCAGGAGCTCCACGGGGACCGAAAATTTGCCGATGATCCGGCTATTGTTGGGGGCGTGGGACATATTCAGGATCAACCGGTTTTTGTGATTGGCCATCAAAAGGGGCGTTCCACAAAGGAAAAACTTTACCGGAATTTCGGAATGCCCAATCCCGAGGGATACCGAAAAGCGCTTCGCCTTATGAAGTTGGCCGCAAAATTCAAACGCCCTGTTGTAGCGCTGATCGACACCCCCGGTGCCTATCCGGGAATTGGAGCGGAAGAACGGGGACAGGCGGAAGCCATCGCCCGAAATTTATTTGAGATGTCCCATTTGCCCGTGCCCATTTTGGTGGTTGTTATTGGCGAAGGAGCCAGCGGAGGGGCACTAGGCATTGGTGTGGGTGACAAAATTTTGATGCTTGAAAATACCTGGTATTCCGTTATCTCTCCGGAGGGATGTGCCGCTATTCTCTGGCGGGATGCCGGGAAGGCTAAGGAAGCCGCCGAAGCCATGCGTGTTACGGCCAAGGATCTGCTGGAAATGGGAATTGCGGACGGAATAATTCCCGAACCGGTGGGAGGAGCCCATCGCAATTATGATGAAGCGGCCTCAATCCTTGAAAAGCGCATTTTAGAAGAACTTAATGAACTGTCGTCTCTTCCGGTGGATGAGCTTCTGGAAAAACGATACCAAAAATACAGAAAAATTGGATTCTGGGAAGAATAG
- a CDS encoding acyl-CoA thioesterase, with the protein MLENRMQFRVRYVETDQMGIAHHSNYFAWFECGRAELMRELGYTYAQMEKEGILMPIVEVHCKYIRPAFYDDLLELRTVVDGLPRARIKLSYVITRVETGEKIAEGDTTLAFLNEDRKPIRAPKKFFNVIKENFK; encoded by the coding sequence ATGCTTGAAAATCGAATGCAGTTTCGTGTACGGTATGTGGAAACCGATCAAATGGGAATCGCTCATCATTCGAATTACTTTGCCTGGTTTGAATGCGGACGCGCCGAATTGATGCGGGAACTGGGTTACACCTACGCGCAAATGGAAAAGGAAGGCATTTTAATGCCGATTGTTGAGGTTCACTGCAAGTACATCCGGCCGGCCTTTTATGACGATCTGCTGGAGCTTCGTACCGTCGTAGACGGATTGCCGCGGGCGCGAATTAAACTCTCGTACGTGATCACCCGGGTGGAGACAGGAGAAAAAATTGCAGAGGGTGATACGACATTGGCCTTTCTAAATGAAGACCGAAAGCCCATTCGTGCGCCGAAGAAATTTTTCAATGTCATAAAAGAGAATTTTAAGTAG
- a CDS encoding Trm112 family protein: MLDKELLDILACPKCKGDLEYDPENNYLICHNCRLKFPIKDDIPVMLIEEAEKF; the protein is encoded by the coding sequence ATGCTGGATAAGGAACTTCTGGACATTCTGGCGTGCCCCAAATGCAAAGGCGATCTGGAGTACGATCCGGAAAATAATTATTTGATCTGCCATAATTGCCGCCTGAAATTCCCGATTAAGGATGACATTCCTGTGATGTTGATTGAGGAAGCCGAGAAGTTTTAA
- a CDS encoding HNH endonuclease translates to MDRHVLILNQNYEPMSVCSARRAIVLVYLGKAELVEKYDYYVRSVRSRYPVPSIVRLSRFVKIPPRRILLTKKNVLKRDNYQCQYCGVKGGDLTIDHVIPRDRGGRDRWENLVACCKKCNARKGNRTPEEAGMKLLKKPRKPNHLMFIQYFIGIADTRWKPYLYMSD, encoded by the coding sequence TTGGATCGTCATGTACTCATTCTGAATCAGAATTACGAACCCATGAGCGTGTGCTCTGCCCGAAGGGCCATTGTTTTGGTCTATCTGGGAAAGGCCGAGCTTGTGGAAAAATACGATTATTATGTCCGGTCGGTCAGAAGTCGGTATCCGGTTCCAAGCATCGTGCGTTTAAGCCGGTTTGTCAAAATTCCACCCCGGCGGATTCTACTGACGAAAAAGAATGTGTTGAAACGTGACAATTATCAATGCCAGTACTGCGGTGTTAAGGGGGGTGATTTGACCATTGACCACGTCATTCCGCGTGATCGGGGGGGAAGAGACCGGTGGGAGAATCTGGTAGCGTGCTGTAAGAAATGCAATGCCAGGAAGGGAAATCGCACCCCGGAGGAAGCCGGAATGAAGTTGCTTAAGAAACCAAGAAAACCCAATCATTTGATGTTTATTCAATATTTTATTGGGATTGCGGACACCCGCTGGAAACCATATTTGTACATGTCTGATTAA